One genomic region from Leptospira tipperaryensis encodes:
- a CDS encoding transposase, with the protein MNLALQIPNFDPPKQSDRNGRTWSDFHLSHQWKDNRDHKLTLVSEPKPPSKNAKMRIAQDLNFSTAKISTPIQPSRPQPLTSAQLKEKRKNPGINIDFFTNLTKKILNDFYPKYCPNCPDTLLTKEISTQPELIRCEGCRYLTSRLSYTPLHHMKLPLWMFSYVFYESMIQHPKVVTSNEISKRLRISYKGAAMLKRRFQVFASQQLPKYKQLTFDALDREFKDFYLPPNEDTDITEIMENRPYVCADTVVLYSASQRANKGRKRYRHSGSTSSIYLSDKLGGKQVGTLVHTIGIKNGPVFFHSVPNQKANTLGPIIKDHLPLRTPLMTDEGYPWLWGIYKNHRSVNHSAHSKDSRYRWARNRWSKNGVHSQVAEGNHRLLKSAFSSYCYIRPENSTRYLNEFSFLKNAHVFGLDVICENGEMLAGEVDEGRGVGRVSFGSDPRGPLGPAVGIGRKGSLSQNFIDQLTK; encoded by the coding sequence ACCGTGATCACAAACTTACCTTAGTTTCCGAACCCAAGCCACCAAGTAAGAATGCTAAAATGAGGATCGCTCAGGATCTGAATTTTAGTACCGCAAAAATTTCCACCCCCATTCAGCCATCACGCCCTCAACCACTAACGTCAGCACAACTGAAAGAGAAACGTAAGAACCCAGGAATCAACATCGACTTCTTTACGAACCTAACTAAGAAGATCCTGAATGACTTCTACCCGAAATATTGTCCGAATTGCCCCGACACTTTACTAACGAAAGAGATCTCAACTCAGCCTGAATTGATCCGCTGTGAAGGATGTAGGTATCTAACGTCACGTCTGAGTTACACCCCCCTTCATCACATGAAACTTCCATTGTGGATGTTTAGTTACGTTTTCTACGAGAGTATGATTCAGCATCCTAAGGTGGTCACATCAAATGAGATCAGTAAGAGACTAAGAATTTCATACAAAGGCGCGGCAATGCTGAAGAGAAGATTTCAAGTCTTCGCGTCTCAACAACTTCCTAAATACAAACAACTTACCTTTGACGCCCTTGATCGAGAGTTCAAAGACTTCTACTTACCACCTAATGAAGATACTGATATTACTGAAATCATGGAAAATCGTCCATACGTCTGCGCTGATACAGTAGTTTTGTATTCAGCAAGTCAGAGGGCTAACAAGGGACGTAAACGCTATCGCCACTCGGGTTCTACATCTTCAATTTACCTCTCCGACAAACTTGGCGGAAAGCAGGTTGGAACCTTAGTTCATACGATTGGGATTAAGAATGGTCCAGTCTTCTTTCACTCAGTCCCAAATCAAAAAGCAAACACTTTAGGTCCGATCATCAAGGATCATCTTCCTTTACGAACTCCCTTAATGACTGATGAAGGTTATCCTTGGCTTTGGGGCATTTACAAAAATCACAGAAGTGTAAATCACTCAGCTCATTCTAAAGATTCTCGCTACCGTTGGGCGAGAAACAGATGGAGTAAAAATGGAGTTCATTCACAAGTGGCAGAGGGAAATCATCGGTTACTCAAATCTGCTTTTTCTTCTTACTGTTACATTCGTCCTGAAAACTCTACTCGTTACTTGAATGAGTTTTCCTTTCTCAAGAACGCTCATGTGTTTGGGTTGGATGTGATTTGTGAGAATGGAGAGATGCTTGCTGGGGAAGTTGATGAGGGAAGAGGGGTGGGTAGAGTATCCTTTGGTTCCGATCCCCGAGGGCCGTTAGGTCCAGCAGTTGGGATCGGAAGGAAGGGATCTTTATCTCAGAACTTCATTGATCAACTTACCAAGTAA
- a CDS encoding ankyrin repeat domain-containing protein, with product METNSISENFLDSLQTQTMSWEEFRKSMVSEDLCFDLSRRGDLPGLSPLLQTFGDLERKNQKGYTLLMLAAYNGQEETVRFLISKGADVNSTDDSGSSILMGAAFKGFDNVVEILLKAGADKNYKNSKGQNALQFAEMFGRKRVGELLSERKPNRSGRFISFINSWIRYFTQNSLKGGRQ from the coding sequence ATGGAAACAAATTCTATTTCGGAGAATTTTTTGGATTCTCTTCAAACGCAAACAATGTCTTGGGAAGAATTTCGAAAGAGTATGGTTTCGGAAGATCTTTGTTTTGACCTTTCCAGAAGAGGAGATCTTCCAGGACTTTCTCCTCTTCTTCAAACGTTCGGCGACCTTGAACGGAAGAATCAAAAGGGTTACACCTTACTCATGTTAGCCGCTTACAACGGTCAAGAGGAGACGGTTCGTTTTCTCATTTCGAAAGGAGCGGACGTCAACTCCACGGATGATTCTGGAAGTTCGATTCTTATGGGAGCCGCCTTCAAAGGATTTGATAACGTCGTGGAAATTCTACTAAAAGCCGGGGCCGATAAAAATTACAAAAATTCCAAAGGTCAAAACGCATTACAATTCGCTGAAATGTTCGGCCGAAAACGAGTCGGCGAACTCCTCTCTGAAAGGAAACCCAATCGATCGGGTCGTTTCATTTCGTTTATCAATTCTTGGATTCGATACTTTACTCAAAACTCGCTCAAAGGAGGCAGACAATGA
- a CDS encoding catalase has protein sequence MNKKTLTTSGGHPVPQNQHSLTAGPRGPVLIQDTHLIEKLAHFNRERIPERVVHAKGAGAYGTLTITQDLSKYSRASVFSKVGKQTPLFLRFSTVAGEKGSADTERDPRGFAIKFYTEEGIWDLVGNNTPVFFERDPLKFPDFIHSQKRDPVTGYKNPFRMWDYWAKAPEALHQMTILFGDRGIPDGYRFMNGYGSHTFGLWNTKGERFWVKFHFKSLQGIKNLSGEKGAALAGTDPDYATRDLFEAIERKEFPKWRFCVQIMPEEEAEKTKFNPFDLTKVWSHKDYPLIEVGVLELNANPKNYFEEVEQAAFSPANMPPGIGASPDKMLQGRLFAYPDAQRYRLGVQYQQLPVNRPKNPVNVYHRDGSVKFQSDGNFDNYEPNGFEGPSQDSSFAEPPLRISGDADRYDAHADNDDYTQAGDLYRMLKSDERDRLTSTIASTMKGLPKGLVVANVKHFYRCDPEYGTKLAEKVGVSVSEITKE, from the coding sequence ATGAATAAAAAAACTCTCACAACGTCCGGAGGACATCCGGTTCCGCAAAACCAACACTCTCTCACGGCAGGTCCGAGAGGACCCGTCCTGATTCAAGACACACACCTTATCGAGAAGTTGGCTCATTTCAATCGTGAAAGAATTCCGGAAAGAGTCGTTCACGCAAAAGGGGCGGGCGCGTATGGAACTCTTACGATCACTCAAGATCTTTCCAAGTATTCGAGAGCGTCCGTATTTTCCAAGGTTGGAAAACAAACTCCTCTTTTCCTAAGATTTTCAACCGTCGCCGGTGAAAAAGGTTCAGCTGATACGGAAAGGGATCCGAGAGGATTTGCGATCAAGTTTTATACGGAAGAAGGAATCTGGGATCTTGTGGGAAACAACACTCCCGTTTTCTTTGAAAGGGATCCTTTGAAGTTTCCGGACTTTATACATTCTCAAAAAAGAGATCCGGTAACTGGCTATAAGAATCCGTTTCGTATGTGGGATTATTGGGCGAAAGCGCCCGAAGCCTTACACCAGATGACGATCCTTTTTGGAGATCGTGGAATCCCGGACGGTTATCGTTTTATGAACGGCTACGGAAGTCATACGTTTGGTCTTTGGAATACAAAGGGAGAACGTTTCTGGGTAAAGTTTCACTTTAAATCTTTGCAGGGAATCAAAAATCTCAGCGGAGAAAAAGGGGCCGCGTTAGCCGGAACCGATCCGGATTATGCTACCAGAGATCTTTTTGAGGCGATCGAAAGAAAAGAATTTCCGAAGTGGAGATTCTGCGTTCAGATCATGCCGGAAGAAGAAGCCGAAAAAACCAAATTCAATCCTTTCGATCTTACCAAAGTCTGGTCTCATAAGGACTATCCTTTGATCGAAGTCGGAGTGTTGGAATTGAATGCAAATCCTAAAAACTATTTTGAAGAAGTGGAACAGGCTGCTTTCTCTCCGGCAAATATGCCTCCGGGAATCGGAGCTTCTCCGGATAAGATGCTCCAAGGGAGACTCTTCGCTTATCCAGATGCTCAGAGATATCGTCTGGGAGTTCAGTATCAACAACTTCCGGTCAATCGTCCAAAGAATCCGGTGAACGTTTATCACAGAGACGGAAGCGTAAAGTTTCAATCCGACGGGAACTTTGATAACTACGAACCGAATGGATTCGAAGGGCCTTCTCAAGATTCTTCCTTTGCGGAACCGCCTCTGAGAATTTCAGGAGACGCGGATCGATACGACGCTCATGCAGATAACGACGATTATACGCAGGCGGGAGATTTGTACCGAATGTTAAAATCGGATGAGAGGGATCGATTGACTTCTACGATCGCTTCTACGATGAAAGGTCTTCCAAAAGGTCTGGTGGTCGCTAACGTAAAACATTTCTACCGTTGTGATCCCGAATACGGAACCAAACTTGCTGAAAAGGTAGGAGTCAGCGTTAGCGAAATCACCAAAGAATAA
- a CDS encoding flagellar hook-basal body protein, with protein MLRGMYTGANGMIIQQTRMDVISNNLANVDKTAFKRDTTVFKTFPELLLHRFDEDGVGKVPMGSFDTAPVVGKLGLGGEVNEVYTRFEQGAVKKTENPFDIMLQDKPGNEHPAFFSVMTNRGERLSRSGAFVMDTNGYLVTPQGFPLMGENGPIRVARGNFLIKENGEVWINGEIGNDPINGTSLEKNRFETPVLLDKLKIRTVENPRHLDKEGDSFYADTPESGEPVPFELKDEPSILQGYLEASNVSVVTEMVEMIEVNRSYEANQKTVQTQDSLLGKLINEVLR; from the coding sequence ATGCTTAGAGGAATGTATACAGGCGCGAACGGGATGATCATCCAGCAGACTAGAATGGATGTAATTTCAAATAACCTTGCTAACGTCGATAAGACGGCTTTTAAAAGAGATACTACCGTCTTTAAAACATTTCCTGAACTTTTACTCCATCGTTTCGACGAAGACGGGGTCGGCAAGGTTCCTATGGGTTCCTTCGATACGGCGCCGGTTGTCGGCAAACTTGGATTAGGTGGAGAAGTAAACGAGGTCTATACTCGTTTTGAACAAGGAGCCGTTAAGAAGACGGAAAATCCTTTCGACATCATGCTCCAGGATAAACCTGGAAACGAACATCCTGCATTCTTTAGCGTAATGACCAATCGAGGAGAAAGACTTTCTCGAAGCGGAGCCTTTGTCATGGACACAAACGGCTACCTAGTAACACCGCAAGGTTTTCCCTTGATGGGAGAAAACGGACCGATCCGAGTCGCAAGAGGAAACTTTTTGATCAAAGAAAACGGAGAGGTCTGGATCAACGGTGAGATCGGAAACGATCCAATCAACGGGACTTCTTTAGAAAAAAATCGTTTCGAAACCCCCGTCCTTCTCGATAAACTTAAAATTAGAACGGTTGAAAATCCTCGTCATCTAGACAAAGAAGGCGATTCCTTTTATGCGGATACCCCGGAGTCCGGAGAACCAGTTCCTTTCGAACTCAAAGACGAACCTTCGATTCTTCAAGGTTATCTTGAAGCGTCTAACGTAAGCGTAGTTACCGAAATGGTGGAAATGATCGAAGTCAACCGCTCTTATGAAGCCAATCAAAAAACGGTTCAAACTCAAGACAGCTTACTTGGTAAGTTGATCAATGAAGTTCTGAGATAA
- the perRA gene encoding peroxide-responsive transcriptional repressor PerRA, with amino-acid sequence MKDSYERSKKILEDAGINVTVQRLQMANLLLSEPQHLTADQVFQLINEHFPNASRATIFNNLKLFAEKGIVNLLELKSGITLYDSNVRNHHHALDEETGEIFDIELDSKLQEKILSELKKDFEEKTGSSLENCNLLITLKGKRK; translated from the coding sequence ATGAAGGATTCTTACGAGAGAAGCAAAAAAATTCTGGAGGACGCGGGGATCAACGTGACCGTTCAGAGGTTGCAGATGGCGAATCTTCTGCTTTCCGAACCTCAACATCTGACCGCGGATCAAGTGTTTCAATTGATAAACGAACACTTTCCGAACGCTTCTCGCGCAACCATATTCAATAATCTTAAACTCTTTGCCGAGAAAGGGATCGTAAATCTTCTCGAACTAAAGTCCGGAATCACTCTCTACGATTCGAACGTGAGAAATCACCATCACGCGCTGGATGAGGAAACCGGGGAAATTTTTGATATCGAGCTGGATTCCAAACTTCAGGAAAAGATTCTTTCGGAACTCAAAAAAGACTTCGAAGAGAAAACCGGGAGTTCTTTAGAAAATTGTAATCTTTTAATTACTCTCAAAGGCAAAAGAAAATAG